A genomic window from Synechococcus sp. CBW1107 includes:
- a CDS encoding PspA/IM30 family protein has protein sequence MGFFDRLSRLLRANLNDLVSKAEDPAKILDQSVADMQSDLVKLRQAVATAIASQKRIQNQAEQAEAQSRTWYERAELALKKGEEDLAREALSRRKTYQETATALNNQLNGQAGQVDTLKRSLTALEGKIAEAKTKKDMLKARAQAAQAQEQLQSAVGNLGTNSSMAAFEQMEEKVQALEARSQAAAELAGADLESQFAALQGGSDVDDELAALRNRLEGGAAAEPLLPVNAELPKLEPVQEAQVDAELEELKRSIDKL, from the coding sequence ATGGGCTTCTTCGACCGGCTCAGCCGCCTGCTGCGGGCCAACCTCAACGATCTGGTCAGCAAGGCCGAGGATCCCGCCAAGATCCTGGATCAATCCGTGGCGGACATGCAGTCCGACCTGGTGAAGCTGCGCCAGGCCGTGGCCACCGCCATCGCCAGCCAGAAGCGGATCCAGAACCAGGCCGAGCAGGCCGAGGCCCAGAGCCGCACCTGGTACGAACGCGCCGAGCTGGCCCTGAAGAAGGGTGAGGAGGACCTCGCCCGGGAAGCCCTCAGCCGCCGCAAGACCTATCAGGAGACGGCCACCGCCCTCAACAATCAGCTCAATGGCCAGGCCGGCCAGGTCGACACCCTCAAGCGCAGCCTCACGGCACTCGAGGGCAAGATCGCCGAGGCCAAGACCAAGAAGGACATGCTCAAGGCCCGTGCCCAGGCGGCCCAGGCCCAGGAGCAGCTTCAGAGTGCCGTCGGAAACCTCGGCACCAACTCCTCGATGGCCGCCTTCGAGCAGATGGAGGAGAAGGTGCAGGCACTCGAAGCCCGCAGCCAGGCTGCAGCGGAACTCGCTGGCGCCGATCTCGAAAGCCAGTTCGCGGCCCTTCAGGGGGGCAGCGATGTGGATGATGAACTCGCCGCCCTGCGCAACCGCCTCGAGGGCGGGGCCGCCGCCGAGCCGCTGCTGCCCGTCAACGCCGAACTGCCCAAGCTGGAGCCCGTTCAGGAGGCCCAGGTGGACGCCGAGCTCGAGGAGCTGAAGCGTTCGATCGACAAGCTCTGA
- a CDS encoding NAD(P)H-quinone oxidoreductase subunit N, whose translation MSVFCALAGGGAPVITALQLNAGAIAPETAVLVALLACLLVDLAGEEAASRWVPPICYGGLGTALVLLALQWNAPLEPSFLGSFLADNLAVAFRGVVAASTLLSLLISWRYVERSGTPVGEYAAILLAATLGAMFLCGATDLVSIFISLETLSVSSYLLSGYMKRDARSGEAALKYLLVGSAAAAVFLYGASLLYGLTGGETSLEAVGLALQTSATPVTALALVFVLATVAFKIAAVPFHQWTPDVYEGSPTPVVAFLSVGSKAAGFALALRLLVGCFESFDAQWKVLFTVLAVLSMTLGNVVALAQTSMKRMLAYSSIGQAGFVMIGLVCGTEDGYAAMVLYMAAYLFMNLGAFACIILFSLRTGSDRISDYAGLYQKDPLITLGLSLCLLSLGGIPPMLGFFGKIYLFFAGWADQQYLLVVVGLITSVVSIYYYISVIKMMVVKEPQEASDVVKAYPEISWSLAGMQPLRAALVGCVLVTAIGGILSNPLFTWANAAVSGTPMLQHAIAASESAAAALG comes from the coding sequence ATGTCGGTGTTTTGCGCCTTGGCCGGTGGAGGAGCCCCGGTCATCACGGCCCTGCAGCTCAACGCCGGCGCCATCGCTCCCGAGACCGCCGTGCTCGTGGCCCTCCTGGCCTGCCTTCTGGTGGATCTGGCCGGGGAGGAGGCCGCCAGCCGCTGGGTTCCGCCCATCTGCTACGGGGGCCTGGGCACGGCCCTGGTCCTGCTGGCCCTGCAGTGGAACGCTCCCCTGGAGCCCTCGTTCCTTGGCTCCTTCCTGGCCGACAACCTGGCGGTCGCCTTCCGCGGAGTCGTGGCCGCCTCCACCCTGCTCTCCCTGCTGATCAGCTGGCGCTACGTCGAACGCAGCGGAACACCGGTCGGGGAGTACGCCGCGATCCTGCTGGCGGCAACCCTGGGGGCGATGTTCCTCTGCGGCGCCACCGATCTGGTGAGCATCTTCATCTCTCTGGAAACCCTCTCGGTCTCGAGCTACCTGCTCTCCGGCTACATGAAGAGGGATGCCCGGTCCGGGGAAGCGGCCCTCAAGTACCTCCTCGTTGGCTCAGCCGCCGCGGCGGTGTTCCTCTACGGCGCCTCGCTCCTCTATGGCCTCACCGGCGGCGAAACCAGCCTGGAGGCCGTCGGCCTGGCCCTGCAGACCAGCGCCACTCCCGTCACGGCCCTGGCCCTGGTGTTCGTGCTCGCCACGGTGGCCTTCAAGATCGCGGCAGTGCCCTTCCACCAATGGACCCCGGATGTCTATGAGGGCTCACCGACCCCCGTGGTCGCGTTTCTGTCGGTGGGCTCCAAGGCGGCCGGTTTCGCCCTGGCCCTGCGGCTGCTGGTGGGCTGCTTCGAGAGCTTCGATGCCCAGTGGAAGGTGCTGTTCACGGTGCTGGCGGTCCTGAGCATGACCCTGGGCAACGTGGTGGCCCTGGCGCAGACCTCGATGAAGCGCATGCTGGCCTACAGCTCCATCGGTCAGGCCGGATTCGTGATGATCGGGCTGGTCTGCGGCACCGAGGATGGCTACGCCGCGATGGTGCTCTATATGGCGGCCTATCTGTTCATGAACCTGGGCGCTTTCGCCTGCATCATTCTCTTTTCCCTGCGCACCGGCAGCGACCGCATCTCGGATTACGCCGGTCTGTATCAGAAGGATCCCCTCATCACTCTGGGGCTGAGCCTCTGCCTGCTCTCCCTGGGCGGAATCCCCCCGATGCTCGGTTTCTTCGGCAAGATCTATCTCTTCTTCGCCGGCTGGGCCGACCAGCAATACCTCCTGGTGGTGGTCGGCCTGATCACGTCGGTGGTGTCGATCTACTACTACATCTCCGTGATCAAGATGATGGTGGTGAAGGAACCCCAGGAAGCCTCGGATGTGGTGAAGGCCTATCCGGAGATCAGTTGGAGCCTCGCTGGGATGCAACCCCTGAGGGCCGCTCTGGTGGGCTGCGTGCTGGTGACCGCCATCGGTGGAATCCTCTCCAATCCGTTGTTCACCTGGGCCAATGCGGCTGTGTCGGGAACGCCGATGCTGCAGCACGCCATCGCGGCCAGTGAATCCGCCGCCGCCGCCCTGGGATGA
- a CDS encoding aminotransferase class I/II-fold pyridoxal phosphate-dependent enzyme, giving the protein MPISERVTRLGQGVFARNDRRKIAYGESLLNAGLPTGRPPLLDLSLGSTDLAPPPVALEAMASALREPSSASYCLHGATLPFREAVAAWAQRRFDVAVDPEREVLLLVGSQEGTAHLPLAVLNPGDPALLLDPYYPSHRGGMHLASASTELLPLRADQGWKPHFEAISPAAWDQLKLLVLGFPHNPTATVGEQAWLDRAVSLARHHDVVLAHDNPYVDLALDGEAPALLRNPHWRSCGIEFFSFSKSWCLGGFRLAFAIGAEPLITALRQLKGVVDFNQSLALQAGAIAALEEAPEWPAKLREVYRLRRDRMAAALEAQGWSLQRPTMALYLWLGLPEVARARGLDSESFCAALLEATGVALTPGNGFGPSGEGWMRLALVHPVEELEAGAERIGGWLRRLDGALSPSR; this is encoded by the coding sequence ATGCCCATCTCTGAACGGGTCACCCGCCTGGGGCAGGGGGTCTTTGCCCGCAACGACCGCCGCAAGATCGCCTATGGCGAGAGTCTGCTGAATGCGGGGCTGCCCACAGGGCGGCCGCCGCTGCTGGATCTCTCCCTCGGCTCCACTGACCTGGCCCCGCCGCCGGTGGCCCTCGAGGCCATGGCCTCAGCCCTGCGCGAGCCCAGCAGCGCCTCCTACTGCCTCCATGGGGCCACCCTGCCGTTCCGGGAGGCGGTGGCGGCCTGGGCCCAGCGCCGCTTCGACGTCGCGGTCGACCCGGAGCGAGAGGTGCTGCTGCTGGTGGGGTCCCAGGAGGGGACGGCCCATCTGCCCCTGGCGGTGCTGAACCCAGGCGATCCGGCACTTCTGCTCGATCCTTACTACCCGTCCCACCGCGGTGGGATGCACCTGGCCTCGGCCAGCACCGAGTTACTGCCCCTGCGCGCCGATCAGGGCTGGAAGCCCCACTTCGAGGCCATCTCCCCGGCGGCCTGGGATCAGCTGAAGCTGTTGGTTCTCGGTTTCCCCCACAACCCCACCGCCACGGTGGGGGAACAGGCCTGGCTGGACAGGGCCGTCTCTCTGGCCCGACACCATGACGTCGTGCTCGCCCATGACAACCCTTATGTGGATCTGGCGCTCGACGGCGAGGCACCGGCGCTGCTGCGCAATCCCCACTGGCGCAGCTGCGGCATCGAATTCTTTTCCTTCTCCAAAAGCTGGTGCCTGGGGGGCTTCCGCCTCGCTTTCGCCATCGGCGCCGAGCCCCTGATCACCGCTTTGCGTCAGCTCAAGGGAGTGGTCGATTTCAACCAGTCGCTGGCCCTGCAGGCCGGGGCGATCGCAGCCCTGGAGGAGGCACCCGAGTGGCCCGCGAAGCTGCGGGAGGTGTACCGGCTGCGCCGGGATCGCATGGCAGCGGCCCTCGAGGCCCAGGGCTGGTCCCTGCAGCGGCCCACGATGGCGCTCTACCTCTGGCTGGGTCTTCCGGAGGTTGCTCGGGCACGGGGTCTCGATTCGGAGTCGTTCTGCGCGGCCCTGCTGGAAGCCACCGGCGTGGCCCTGACCCCCGGCAATGGCTTCGGCCCCAGCGGTGAGGGCTGGATGCGGCTGGCACTGGTGCACCCGGTGGAGGAGCTGGAAGCGGGGGCCGAGCGGATCGGAGGGTGGCTGCGACGTCTCGATGGGGCGCTGAGCCCCAGCCGTTGA
- a CDS encoding M23 family metallopeptidase, translating to MSSNSGLRRYPWPSRLLLGSLVLASAPLSLAQLQPPAELVAPVEPPAPAASPTPPPPVEAPQAPAPRALSPRPADPPAALKPSFDRVPQARTRRFDQSLDELVRQGIVTPAERSRVQSSGALRPAQLPAHQQACSSGALSEQECRTGVSVRWRGRNPLEAELLEDGGTSSGALMAGMGRLGSDGMPLPPITVPVSALLSGAGGSFRLSDVFGVTPRPAPLAGNGNRGLLFPLIGSAVTTSGFGWRLHPVLGSWLMHAGKDLAAPEGTPVVSALSGRVVSSGVAGGYGLAVEIEHRNPLRRTLYGHLSELYVKEGELVKQGAVIGRVGSTGLSTGPHLHFELRLPENGGWVAVDPGMLDPGGSEVGGPDAIALLMGQLLQSLERPVAPAQTAG from the coding sequence ATGAGCTCGAATTCCGGTTTGCGTCGCTACCCCTGGCCTTCCCGCCTGCTGCTGGGCTCGCTGGTGCTGGCATCGGCCCCCCTGAGCCTGGCCCAGTTGCAGCCTCCGGCCGAGTTGGTGGCCCCTGTGGAGCCGCCCGCCCCAGCCGCATCTCCGACCCCGCCGCCCCCGGTGGAGGCTCCGCAGGCGCCAGCTCCCCGTGCCCTGTCCCCTCGCCCGGCCGATCCCCCGGCAGCCCTGAAGCCGAGCTTCGACCGGGTTCCCCAGGCCAGGACCCGTCGCTTTGATCAGTCGCTGGATGAACTGGTGCGCCAGGGGATCGTCACCCCTGCCGAGCGCAGCAGAGTCCAGTCCTCCGGTGCCCTGCGGCCCGCTCAGCTGCCGGCCCATCAGCAGGCCTGCAGCAGTGGGGCTCTCTCCGAGCAGGAGTGCCGCACCGGGGTGTCCGTGCGCTGGCGCGGGCGCAATCCCCTCGAGGCGGAACTGCTCGAGGATGGCGGCACGTCCAGCGGAGCTCTGATGGCCGGCATGGGCCGCCTCGGCAGTGACGGCATGCCCCTCCCGCCGATCACCGTGCCTGTCTCGGCGCTTCTCTCCGGTGCCGGCGGCAGTTTCCGCCTCAGTGATGTCTTCGGTGTCACCCCCCGCCCTGCCCCCCTGGCAGGCAATGGCAACCGCGGGCTACTCTTCCCCCTGATCGGCTCCGCCGTCACCACCAGCGGCTTCGGCTGGCGCCTGCATCCGGTGCTGGGCAGCTGGCTGATGCACGCCGGGAAGGACCTGGCGGCTCCGGAAGGCACTCCCGTGGTGTCAGCCCTCTCCGGGCGGGTGGTGAGCAGTGGTGTGGCGGGCGGCTATGGACTGGCGGTTGAGATCGAGCACAGGAACCCCCTGCGCCGCACGCTCTACGGGCACCTCTCTGAGCTGTACGTCAAAGAAGGGGAACTGGTGAAGCAGGGAGCGGTGATCGGACGGGTGGGCAGCACCGGCCTGAGCACGGGTCCGCACCTCCACTTCGAACTGCGGCTGCCGGAGAATGGCGGCTGGGTGGCCGTTGATCCGGGCATGCTCGATCCCGGTGGTTCGGAGGTCGGTGGCCCCGATGCCATCGCCCTGCTGATGGGCCAGCTGCTGCAGAGCCTGGAGCGGCCTGTGGCCCCGGCCCAGACGGCAGGCTGA
- a CDS encoding co-chaperone YbbN, with translation MAVAVFTDANFEADVLAASGTVLVDVWASWCGPCRLMAPLMDWAAAEYGDRLLVGKLEADPNPSTRDSQKIQGLPTLILFRDGQELARHEGAMAKPQLKAFLDAHL, from the coding sequence GTGGCCGTTGCTGTTTTCACCGATGCCAACTTCGAGGCTGACGTGCTCGCTGCCTCCGGCACGGTTCTGGTGGATGTCTGGGCCTCCTGGTGCGGCCCCTGCCGGCTGATGGCACCCCTGATGGACTGGGCCGCGGCTGAGTACGGGGACAGACTGCTGGTGGGCAAGCTCGAAGCCGACCCCAATCCCTCCACCCGCGACAGCCAGAAGATCCAGGGCCTTCCCACCCTCATCCTGTTCCGCGACGGCCAGGAACTCGCCCGCCATGAGGGAGCCATGGCCAAACCCCAGCTCAAGGCCTTCCTGGATGCCCATCTCTGA
- the topA gene encoding type I DNA topoisomerase, whose protein sequence is MAHTLVIVESPTKARTIRGYLPKDFRVEASMGHVRDLPNNASEIPAAHKGEKWANLGVNTAHQFEPLYVVPKDKKKVVKELKEALKGADQLLLATDEDREGESISWHLRELLNPKVPVKRMVFHEITKEAIGRALEETRDLDMELVHAQETRRILDRLVGYTLSPLLWKKVAWGLSAGRVQSVAVRLLVQRERARRAFRSGSYWDLKARLEHDGSAFEARLTHVGGEKIAGGSDFDETTGALKAGSKVRLLEESEARSLRETVLSQPWRVAEVEAKPTTRKPVPPFTTSTLQQEANRKLRLSARDTMRTAQGLYERGFITYMRTDSVHLSDQAINAARACVSEKYGAEYLSPAPRQFTTKARNAQEAHEAIRPSGDAFRTPRDTGLDGKDLALYELIWKRTVASQMAEARLTMLSVELKVADASFRASGKRIDFPGFFRAYVEGSDDPEAALEGQEVLLPSLAVDDRPECAGVEALGHQTQPPARYSEAALVKMLEKEGIGRPSTYASIIGTIIDRGYATLAGNALTPSFTAFAVTALLEGHFPDLVDTSFTARMESSLDEISTGKLEWLPYLTDFYKGEKGLETQVQQREDDIDPTVSRTIELEGLPCVVRIGRFGAYLEARKVGDDGSEELIKATLPQEITPGELDGEQAELILRQKSEGPESIGVDPETGDAIYLLFGQYGPYLQRGQVSDETPKPKRASLPKGIKPEELSLEDALGLLRLPRLLGEHPEGGKVQAGLGRFGPYVVHDKGKGEKDYRSLKAEDDVLMVGLSRALELLAMPKRGRGGRTALKDLGTPEGASEPVQVFDGPYGLYVKQGKVNASLPEGTGSEDITLEQAVALLAAKASSGKGKTGRTAKAGTTKAAATKATTASKAKPKAQPKPKADAAGKPKSPTTTKTGRPRASAVRIIQAGQG, encoded by the coding sequence GTGGCGCACACGCTGGTCATCGTCGAGAGCCCCACCAAGGCCCGCACCATCCGCGGCTATCTGCCGAAGGATTTCCGGGTCGAGGCGTCGATGGGACACGTGCGTGACCTGCCCAACAACGCCAGTGAGATTCCGGCGGCCCACAAGGGCGAGAAGTGGGCCAACCTCGGCGTCAACACCGCCCACCAGTTCGAACCGCTCTACGTGGTTCCGAAGGACAAGAAGAAAGTCGTCAAGGAGCTGAAGGAGGCCCTCAAAGGTGCCGATCAGCTGCTGCTGGCCACGGACGAGGACCGGGAGGGGGAGAGCATCAGCTGGCACCTTCGCGAGCTTCTGAACCCCAAGGTGCCCGTGAAGCGGATGGTGTTTCACGAGATCACCAAGGAGGCCATCGGCCGCGCCCTCGAGGAGACCCGCGACCTCGACATGGAGCTCGTCCATGCCCAGGAGACCCGCCGCATCCTGGACCGGTTGGTGGGGTACACCCTCTCGCCCCTGCTCTGGAAGAAGGTGGCCTGGGGGCTTTCCGCCGGCCGGGTGCAGTCGGTGGCGGTGCGGCTGCTGGTCCAGCGGGAGCGTGCCCGCCGGGCCTTCCGCAGCGGGTCGTACTGGGATCTCAAGGCCCGCCTGGAGCACGACGGCAGCGCTTTCGAGGCCAGGCTCACCCATGTCGGCGGCGAGAAGATCGCCGGCGGCTCGGATTTCGATGAAACCACCGGAGCCCTCAAGGCCGGCAGCAAGGTGCGCCTGCTGGAGGAATCGGAAGCCCGCAGCCTGCGCGAAACGGTGCTCAGCCAGCCCTGGCGGGTGGCTGAGGTGGAAGCCAAGCCCACCACACGCAAGCCGGTGCCGCCCTTCACCACCAGCACCCTGCAGCAGGAGGCCAACCGCAAGCTGCGCCTCTCGGCCCGCGACACCATGCGCACCGCCCAGGGCCTCTACGAGCGTGGCTTCATCACCTACATGCGCACCGACTCGGTGCATCTCTCCGATCAGGCGATCAATGCCGCCCGCGCCTGCGTCAGCGAGAAGTACGGTGCCGAGTATCTGAGCCCGGCGCCCCGGCAATTCACCACCAAGGCCCGCAACGCCCAGGAGGCCCACGAGGCGATCCGCCCCTCCGGTGACGCCTTCCGCACCCCCAGGGACACTGGCCTGGACGGCAAGGATCTGGCTCTCTACGAACTGATCTGGAAGCGGACCGTGGCCTCCCAGATGGCCGAGGCGCGGCTGACGATGCTGAGCGTGGAGCTGAAGGTGGCGGACGCCAGCTTCCGCGCCAGCGGCAAGCGCATCGATTTCCCCGGGTTCTTCCGGGCCTATGTGGAGGGCAGCGACGATCCCGAGGCCGCCCTCGAAGGCCAGGAGGTGCTTCTGCCGTCCCTCGCCGTCGATGACCGGCCCGAGTGCGCGGGCGTGGAAGCCCTCGGCCACCAGACCCAGCCGCCGGCGCGCTACAGCGAGGCCGCGCTGGTCAAGATGCTGGAGAAGGAGGGCATCGGCCGCCCATCCACCTACGCCAGCATCATCGGCACGATCATCGATCGGGGATACGCCACCCTCGCGGGGAATGCCCTGACTCCCAGCTTCACGGCCTTTGCCGTGACCGCTCTGCTGGAGGGCCATTTCCCCGATCTGGTGGACACCAGCTTCACCGCCAGGATGGAGTCGAGCCTGGACGAGATCTCCACCGGCAAGCTGGAGTGGCTCCCCTACCTCACGGACTTCTACAAGGGTGAGAAGGGCCTGGAGACCCAGGTGCAGCAGCGGGAGGACGACATCGACCCCACCGTCTCGCGCACGATCGAGCTGGAGGGGCTGCCCTGCGTGGTGCGGATCGGCCGCTTCGGTGCCTATCTCGAGGCCAGGAAGGTGGGCGATGACGGCAGCGAGGAGCTGATCAAGGCCACCCTGCCCCAGGAGATCACTCCGGGAGAACTTGACGGTGAGCAGGCCGAGCTGATCCTGCGCCAGAAGAGCGAAGGCCCGGAATCGATCGGCGTCGATCCGGAAACCGGCGACGCGATCTACCTGCTCTTCGGTCAGTACGGCCCGTACCTCCAGCGGGGCCAGGTCAGCGACGAGACACCCAAGCCGAAGCGGGCATCCCTTCCCAAGGGCATCAAGCCCGAGGAGCTCAGCCTTGAGGATGCCCTCGGCCTGCTGCGGCTGCCGAGGTTGCTGGGGGAGCACCCCGAAGGCGGCAAGGTGCAGGCGGGGCTGGGGCGCTTCGGTCCCTATGTGGTGCATGACAAGGGCAAGGGCGAAAAGGATTACCGGTCGCTCAAGGCCGAGGACGATGTGCTGATGGTGGGCCTCTCTCGGGCCCTGGAGCTGCTGGCCATGCCCAAGCGTGGGCGGGGCGGTCGCACGGCCCTGAAGGATCTGGGCACCCCCGAAGGAGCGAGCGAACCCGTCCAGGTCTTCGATGGCCCCTATGGCCTCTATGTGAAGCAGGGCAAGGTCAACGCCTCCCTGCCCGAGGGCACCGGCTCCGAGGACATCACCCTGGAGCAGGCCGTGGCGTTGCTGGCGGCCAAGGCCAGCAGCGGCAAGGGCAAGACCGGCAGGACCGCCAAGGCCGGCACAACGAAAGCCGCCGCCACCAAGGCCACCACCGCGTCGAAGGCCAAGCCCAAAGCTCAACCCAAGCCCAAAGCCGACGCCGCCGGCAAACCCAAGAGTCCCACCACCACCAAGACTGGCCGCCCCAGGGCCAGCGCGGTGCGGATCATCCAGGCCGGCCAGGGCTGA
- a CDS encoding biotin--[acetyl-CoA-carboxylase] ligase, whose product MIGRIQAARLQQGARPLRATAPRLPWRLLWWPCCGSTEQRLDQVLASGGQAPVALLAGHQRFGHGQRGRPWISPPGGVWLSAALPWPEEPATGAALGLGVAVGLALQLEALGLTVQLKWPNDLLVEGRKLAGLLPRLSLRGATIRLARVGVGLNGHNRVPPGAISLREALGRRTAASDVPCLAARVLTALEWAVSNSTDAELVRNLAERRLLVPAEGVAYRQDRWNVEGLSVDGGLLLSRADERIVLRRSF is encoded by the coding sequence GTGATCGGCCGGATTCAGGCGGCACGTCTCCAGCAGGGTGCCCGGCCGCTGAGGGCCACGGCGCCGCGGCTGCCCTGGCGGCTCCTGTGGTGGCCCTGCTGCGGCAGCACCGAGCAGAGGCTCGACCAGGTGCTGGCCTCCGGCGGTCAGGCTCCTGTGGCGCTGCTGGCCGGCCACCAGCGGTTCGGCCATGGCCAGCGGGGCCGGCCCTGGATCTCACCGCCGGGCGGGGTGTGGCTCAGCGCAGCCCTTCCCTGGCCTGAGGAACCCGCCACCGGTGCGGCACTGGGGCTGGGTGTGGCGGTGGGACTGGCCCTGCAGCTCGAAGCACTGGGCCTGACCGTGCAGCTCAAATGGCCGAACGATCTCCTGGTGGAGGGGCGCAAGCTGGCGGGCCTGCTGCCGCGCCTCAGCCTGCGTGGGGCCACGATTCGTCTGGCTCGGGTGGGGGTGGGTCTCAATGGACACAACAGGGTGCCGCCCGGGGCGATCAGCCTGCGCGAAGCTCTCGGGCGTCGTACCGCGGCCAGCGATGTGCCGTGCCTGGCGGCTCGCGTGCTCACCGCACTGGAATGGGCGGTGTCCAACAGCACCGACGCCGAGTTGGTGCGCAACCTGGCTGAACGGCGCCTGCTGGTGCCCGCGGAGGGGGTGGCCTATCGCCAGGACCGCTGGAACGTGGAGGGCCTGAGCGTGGATGGGGGTCTGCTGCTGAGTCGCGCTGACGAGCGGATCGTGCTCAGGCGCAGCTTCTGA
- a CDS encoding DUF721 domain-containing protein, which produces MAKAPRDQVRRIGNVSVLMPAPPAPIVALGSCLEQMQQEWRRAGSLAALWQAWPRIAGDQLAPHCRPLSLHGGVLTVGAQHPQWLQALRYNRHQLLGALRGAGFPVRDLRFRQHQARTGGLPGSEDIARVWAAHPSRVDVHGLGICPACGSPAPAGELTRWGHCGLCRRNRVESEGQ; this is translated from the coding sequence ATGGCCAAGGCTCCGCGAGATCAGGTGCGCCGGATCGGCAACGTGAGCGTGCTGATGCCGGCACCTCCCGCGCCGATCGTGGCGCTGGGCTCCTGTCTGGAGCAGATGCAGCAGGAGTGGCGCCGGGCCGGCAGCCTGGCCGCCCTCTGGCAGGCCTGGCCTCGGATCGCCGGCGACCAGCTCGCTCCCCACTGCCGACCCCTCAGCCTCCATGGCGGCGTGCTGACCGTGGGTGCGCAGCATCCTCAGTGGTTGCAGGCCCTGCGATACAACCGCCATCAGCTCCTGGGCGCCCTGCGCGGGGCCGGTTTCCCCGTCCGCGACCTGCGCTTCCGTCAGCACCAGGCAAGGACCGGCGGACTCCCGGGAAGCGAGGACATTGCCCGGGTCTGGGCCGCCCACCCCAGCCGGGTTGACGTGCACGGGCTGGGGATCTGCCCGGCCTGTGGCAGCCCTGCCCCAGCCGGTGAACTGACCCGCTGGGGGCACTGCGGTCTCTGCCGCCGCAACCGGGTGGAGAGCGAAGGTCAGTAG
- a CDS encoding ABC transporter ATP-binding protein: MSGQGAPVTSTRPGPSPVPQGEPVARLEHITKIYGSGDTEVRALDDLCLTVQPGDYLAVMGTSGSGKSTAMNIIGCLDRPTSGTYLLRGIPVEQLDDDALADLRNRSLGFVFQQFHLLPQMSALDNVILPMVYAGIPARERRERAVAALERVGLAQRLRNKPNELSGGQQQRVAVARAIINQPALLLADEPTGALDSHTTQEVLEIFDDLHRQGMTVVLVTHEDDVAARAQRVVHFRDGRIAD, encoded by the coding sequence ATGAGCGGACAGGGCGCCCCAGTCACGTCAACTCGTCCCGGCCCCAGTCCGGTGCCACAGGGAGAACCTGTGGCTCGCCTCGAGCACATCACCAAGATCTATGGATCCGGAGATACGGAGGTGAGGGCCCTCGACGACCTCTGCCTCACCGTCCAGCCGGGAGACTATCTCGCCGTGATGGGCACCTCCGGGTCGGGGAAAAGTACAGCTATGAACATCATTGGCTGTCTCGATCGCCCCACCTCCGGCACCTACCTGCTGCGGGGGATTCCAGTGGAGCAACTCGATGACGACGCCCTCGCGGACCTGCGCAACCGCAGTCTCGGCTTCGTGTTCCAGCAATTCCACCTGCTGCCGCAGATGAGTGCGCTCGACAATGTGATCCTGCCGATGGTCTATGCCGGCATTCCCGCCAGGGAGCGTCGCGAACGGGCCGTGGCGGCCCTGGAACGGGTGGGGCTGGCCCAGCGCCTGCGCAACAAGCCCAACGAACTCTCAGGGGGACAGCAGCAGAGGGTGGCAGTGGCCCGGGCGATCATCAACCAGCCGGCCCTGCTGCTGGCCGATGAGCCCACCGGTGCTCTCGATTCGCACACCACCCAGGAGGTGCTGGAGATTTTCGATGATCTCCATCGCCAGGGCATGACGGTGGTATTGGTCACCCACGAGGACGACGTGGCCGCACGGGCCCAGCGCGTGGTTCATTTCCGCGACGGCCGCATCGCTGACTGA